The genomic region GAAAAGTGTGCAGCGGTTTTCCGAAAGATCATGCTCAACTGCAAGGAAGAGAAGCGGTCATGCAAAGCCCCGCCGATATTCTCAAGGACATCTGGACCTCCGCCCGTGGCGATCCGATTGCGCTCGGCCGCGTGCGGCTGACCGGCGAGGAGCCGCAAATCCCGTCCTCGTTTCGCGTTGCCGTCGCCGGCCAGACCACGATCGCGGCGGCCGGCCTTGCCGCCGCCGAGATATGGAAGCTGCGCAGCGGCGAGGCGCAGGATGTCTCCGTCGACATGCGCCATGCCGTCGCCGAATGCCGTTCCGAGCGTTATCTGCGCCGCGACGACAAGCCGCCGCCACCGGCCTGGGACGCCATCGCCGGCGTCTACAGAACCGGCGATGGCCGCTTCGTTCGCTGCCACACCAATTTTCCGCATCACCGCGACGCCGTCTGCAAGGTGCTCAGCTGCGAGCCCGAGCGCGAGAAAGTGCAGGCCGCGCTGATGCAATGGAAGGGCGAGGACTTCGAAACCGCGGTCTATGCCGCGGGCAGCGTCGTCGCCTTGATGCGCTCCTACGACGAATGGTCCGCGCACCCGCAGGCGCGCGCGCTCGCGCAATTGCCGCTGCTCTCGATCGAGAAGATCGGCGAGGCACCGCCGAAGCCGTGGCCAAAAGGCGATCGTCCGCTCTCAGGTCTTTGCGTGCTCGATCTCTCCCGCGTCATCGCCGGCCCGGTCGCCGGCCGCACGCTCGCTGCGCACGGTGCGGACGTGCTGCTGGTGTCAGGACCGGAGCTGCCCGCGATCGACTGGCTCACCATCGATACCGGCCGCGGCAAGCTCACCACCTTCATCGAACTGAAGAGCGAGGCCGGCAGGGCGCAGCTGCGCGGGCTGTTGAAGGACGCCGACATCTTCTCGCAAGGCTATCGTCCGCGTGCGCTCGCCGCGCTCGGCTTTGCGCCGGAGGACGCGGCGCAGATCAATCCCGGCATCGTCTATGTCACCCTGTCGGCCTATGGCCACGCCGGCCCCTGGGCCGAGCGGCGCGGCTTCGACTCCCTGGTGCAGACCACGACGGGCTTCAACCATGCCGAAGGCCAGGCCGCCGGCATCGATGGTCCCAAGGAATTGCCGGCACAGATGCTCGACCACGCCACCGGCTATCTGATGGCGTTCGGGGCGATGATGGCCAAGGCACGCCAAGCGTACGAAGGCGGCAGCTGGCACGTGCGCGTGTCGCTGGCACA from Bradyrhizobium sp. CB1015 harbors:
- a CDS encoding CoA transferase, coding for MQSPADILKDIWTSARGDPIALGRVRLTGEEPQIPSSFRVAVAGQTTIAAAGLAAAEIWKLRSGEAQDVSVDMRHAVAECRSERYLRRDDKPPPPAWDAIAGVYRTGDGRFVRCHTNFPHHRDAVCKVLSCEPEREKVQAALMQWKGEDFETAVYAAGSVVALMRSYDEWSAHPQARALAQLPLLSIEKIGEAPPKPWPKGDRPLSGLCVLDLSRVIAGPVAGRTLAAHGADVLLVSGPELPAIDWLTIDTGRGKLTTFIELKSEAGRAQLRGLLKDADIFSQGYRPRALAALGFAPEDAAQINPGIVYVTLSAYGHAGPWAERRGFDSLVQTTTGFNHAEGQAAGIDGPKELPAQMLDHATGYLMAFGAMMAKARQAYEGGSWHVRVSLAQTGRWLWNLGRLEGGLNTPDLTGAAVHAAFIETMQSGFGTLKAVQHSARLSKTPAQWSRPAMPLGSHPAQWPARS